The Streptomyces sp. DH-12 genome has a window encoding:
- a CDS encoding LuxR family transcriptional regulator — MLYGRSTEIAALEELTARAREGRSGALVLRGEAGIGKTALLDRAAQTASASGMRVLRVTGVEPEADLAFGGLVQLLWPVQDRLDGLPEPQADALRAVLGAGRTRTRDRFLTGLAVLTLLADLAEQGPLLCLVDDAQWLDQATSDALLFAARRLAAEQVAMVFATRDEGFAAPGLAELRPSRLDTGDAVSLLADLGLPPAFRDQVIAESAGNPLALIEFGAARRDDPGSFTPVTVADRVLSSYRAQIAALPEKTRLALLFAAAEGRGDLPLQMKAARTLGVDLEALEDAERAGLIQVTESTVVFRHPLIGTAAYQGAVLARRIAVHQALADAAEDPDCRARHLPLATTSPDDEVASELVAAAERAADRSAYAAASLLHQQAARLTPDRRAQIRRLTDAAACALNAGHAGQARDLAEQAERSAPEPEDLARLAPVRAAVMFESGDQREAARLLLRTHAADPGLGPAMLRTGATYGWFAGDADSVREAAERLASLGEADPMVEGMAHLVDDDYARGLPLLERAVAAGQDGSDAARTRALHSAILLGDDATAMELAAAEVARCRAQGLIGALPQALHLLAERQVLAGAHRDAEASVAEAVEIARDTGLRERVAWLGGVPARIAAIEGDDQRCRDLVRDVPDAGRVAGESALSLLELARGDHEAALGRLETAVGPGPQRHMAMAMATVADQVEAAVRLGRSERAERPMRAFEAWARAGRQPWALAVAHRCRALVDGREEDYREAVRLHGQGRRPFERARTALLYGEWLRRARRRSEARDTLRSALEDFERLRAVPWAERARAELRAAGDATTSAKATAENVLDRLTPQELQVVRLAAGGNSSREIAAQLFLSRRTVEHHLYKAYPKLGVGSRRELARLNLV, encoded by the coding sequence GTGCTGTACGGCAGGTCCACCGAGATCGCGGCGCTCGAAGAACTGACCGCCCGGGCCCGTGAGGGACGCAGCGGCGCCCTGGTCCTGCGCGGTGAGGCGGGCATCGGGAAGACGGCCCTGCTCGACCGGGCGGCGCAGACGGCGTCGGCGTCGGGCATGCGGGTCCTGCGGGTCACCGGGGTCGAGCCGGAGGCGGACCTGGCCTTCGGCGGGCTGGTGCAGCTGCTGTGGCCGGTGCAGGACCGGCTGGACGGGTTGCCCGAACCCCAGGCGGACGCCCTGCGGGCGGTCCTCGGGGCGGGCCGCACCCGCACGCGGGACAGGTTCCTGACCGGGCTGGCCGTGCTCACGCTCCTGGCGGACCTGGCCGAGCAGGGGCCGCTGCTGTGCCTGGTGGACGACGCCCAGTGGCTGGACCAGGCCACCTCCGACGCGCTCCTCTTCGCCGCCCGCCGGCTCGCCGCCGAGCAGGTGGCCATGGTGTTCGCCACCCGGGACGAGGGGTTCGCCGCCCCCGGGCTCGCCGAACTGCGCCCCTCCCGGCTGGACACCGGCGACGCGGTGAGTCTCCTCGCCGACCTGGGGCTGCCCCCCGCTTTCCGGGACCAGGTCATCGCCGAGTCCGCCGGGAACCCACTGGCGCTCATCGAGTTCGGCGCCGCCCGCCGCGACGACCCTGGCAGCTTCACGCCCGTGACCGTCGCCGACCGGGTGTTGTCGTCGTACCGCGCCCAGATCGCCGCGCTCCCCGAGAAGACGCGGCTGGCGCTGCTGTTCGCCGCGGCCGAGGGGCGGGGCGACCTGCCGCTGCAGATGAAGGCGGCCCGCACGCTCGGTGTGGATCTGGAGGCCCTGGAGGACGCGGAGCGGGCGGGGCTGATCCAGGTGACCGAGAGCACCGTCGTGTTCCGCCACCCGCTGATCGGGACCGCCGCCTACCAGGGAGCCGTACTGGCCCGGCGGATCGCCGTCCACCAGGCGCTGGCCGACGCCGCGGAGGACCCCGACTGCCGGGCCCGCCACCTGCCGCTGGCCACGACCTCACCCGACGACGAGGTCGCCTCCGAACTGGTCGCCGCCGCCGAGCGGGCCGCCGACCGCAGCGCCTACGCCGCCGCCTCGCTCCTGCACCAGCAGGCCGCCCGGCTCACCCCCGACCGCCGCGCCCAGATCCGCCGGCTCACCGACGCCGCGGCCTGCGCACTCAACGCCGGGCACGCCGGCCAGGCCCGGGACCTGGCCGAGCAGGCCGAGCGGTCGGCCCCGGAACCGGAGGACCTGGCCCGGCTCGCCCCCGTACGGGCCGCCGTGATGTTCGAGTCGGGGGACCAGCGCGAGGCCGCCCGCCTGCTGCTGCGGACGCACGCGGCCGATCCCGGCCTCGGCCCCGCCATGCTCCGCACCGGTGCCACGTACGGCTGGTTCGCCGGCGACGCGGACTCCGTGCGGGAGGCCGCCGAGCGGCTGGCGTCCCTCGGGGAGGCCGACCCGATGGTGGAGGGCATGGCCCACCTCGTCGACGACGACTACGCCCGCGGACTGCCCCTGCTGGAGCGCGCCGTCGCCGCCGGCCAGGACGGCTCGGACGCGGCGCGCACGCGCGCCCTGCACAGCGCGATCCTGCTCGGCGACGACGCCACGGCCATGGAACTGGCCGCGGCCGAGGTGGCCCGCTGCCGCGCGCAGGGCCTCATCGGGGCCCTGCCCCAGGCCCTGCACCTGCTGGCGGAACGCCAGGTGCTGGCCGGGGCCCACCGGGACGCCGAGGCGTCGGTGGCCGAGGCCGTGGAGATCGCCCGCGACACCGGGCTGCGTGAGCGCGTCGCCTGGCTGGGCGGCGTTCCCGCCCGGATCGCGGCGATCGAGGGCGACGACCAGCGCTGCCGTGACCTCGTGCGGGACGTCCCCGACGCCGGCCGGGTGGCCGGCGAGAGCGCCCTGAGCCTGCTGGAACTGGCGCGCGGTGACCACGAGGCGGCCCTCGGCCGCCTGGAGACCGCCGTCGGCCCGGGGCCGCAGCGCCACATGGCGATGGCCATGGCCACCGTCGCCGATCAGGTGGAGGCCGCGGTGCGGCTCGGGCGGTCCGAGCGGGCCGAGCGGCCGATGCGCGCCTTCGAGGCCTGGGCGCGGGCCGGCCGGCAGCCGTGGGCGCTGGCGGTGGCCCACCGGTGCCGGGCGCTGGTCGACGGGCGCGAGGAGGACTACCGGGAGGCGGTCCGGCTGCACGGACAGGGCCGGCGGCCCTTCGAGCGGGCCCGCACCGCGCTGCTGTACGGGGAGTGGCTGCGCAGGGCCCGGCGCCGCAGCGAGGCCCGTGACACGCTCCGGTCCGCCCTGGAGGACTTCGAACGGCTGCGCGCCGTGCCCTGGGCGGAGCGCGCGCGTGCGGAGCTGCGGGCGGCGGGTGACGCGACGACGAGCGCCAAGGCCACCGCGGAGAACGTCCTCGACCGGCTGACCCCGCAGGAGCTGCAGGTGGTCCGGCTGGCGGCCGGCGGCAACAGCAGCCGGGAGATCGCCGCGCAGCTGTTCCTCAGCCGCAGGACCGTCGAGCACCATCTGTACAAGGCCTATCCCAAGCTGGGCGTCGGCTCCCGGCGGGAACTGGCCCGTCTCAACCTGGTCTGA
- a CDS encoding alkene reductase, which translates to MEEIVSHFFEPLPLGKLTLPNRLVMAPMTRSRAKGGVQTPLAADYYGQRAGAGLIITEGTQPCVIGQGYIDTPGVHTPEQVEAWRRVTDAVHERQGRIFVQIMHSGRIGHPSLYPDGALPLAPSAVASGGRMYTPEGMLDHPTPKAMDLEDIARAVEDHVSAAKYAMDAGFDGVELHGANGYLIHQFLADNTNLRTDAYGGSVDNRIRFAVEVAQAVSDAIGPERVGIRLSPANTTNGIEESDSATLYEALIRALAPLSLAYVHLMEFGGRDITKLIRREWPGVLILNPHATGEEAAVTPEAAEAVLAEGLCDAVSIGSLWLANPDLPARIKAGGPYNTPDPETFYGGDYRGYTDYPTLDG; encoded by the coding sequence ATGGAGGAGATCGTGAGCCACTTCTTCGAACCGCTGCCCCTGGGCAAGCTGACGCTGCCCAACCGGCTCGTCATGGCGCCGATGACGCGCAGCCGGGCCAAGGGCGGCGTACAGACCCCGCTGGCGGCCGACTACTACGGACAGCGCGCCGGAGCGGGCCTCATCATCACCGAGGGCACGCAGCCCTGCGTGATCGGGCAGGGATACATCGACACACCGGGCGTGCACACGCCCGAGCAGGTGGAGGCATGGCGTCGGGTGACCGACGCGGTGCACGAGCGGCAGGGCCGGATCTTCGTGCAGATCATGCACTCCGGCCGTATCGGGCACCCGAGCCTCTACCCCGACGGCGCGCTGCCGCTGGCCCCCTCCGCGGTGGCCTCGGGCGGCCGGATGTACACGCCGGAGGGCATGCTGGACCACCCCACGCCCAAGGCCATGGACCTGGAGGACATCGCCCGGGCGGTGGAGGACCACGTCTCCGCCGCCAAGTACGCGATGGACGCCGGGTTCGACGGTGTGGAGCTGCACGGAGCCAACGGCTACCTGATCCACCAGTTCCTCGCCGACAACACCAACCTGCGCACCGACGCCTACGGCGGCAGCGTCGACAACCGCATCCGCTTCGCCGTCGAGGTCGCCCAGGCGGTCAGCGACGCGATCGGCCCCGAGCGGGTCGGCATCCGCCTCTCCCCCGCCAACACCACCAACGGCATCGAGGAGAGCGACTCCGCCACGCTGTACGAGGCCCTGATCCGCGCCCTGGCGCCGCTCAGCCTGGCCTACGTCCACCTGATGGAGTTCGGCGGCCGCGACATCACGAAGCTGATCCGGCGCGAGTGGCCGGGCGTCCTGATCCTCAACCCGCACGCCACGGGCGAGGAGGCCGCGGTGACGCCGGAGGCCGCCGAGGCGGTCCTGGCGGAGGGCCTGTGCGACGCGGTGAGCATCGGCTCGCTGTGGCTCGCCAACCCCGACCTGCCCGCGCGGATCAAGGCCGGCGGCCCCTACAACACGCCCGACCCGGAGACCTTCTACGGAGGCGACTACCGGGGCTACACCGACTACCCGACGCTGGACGGCTGA